In Sorghum bicolor cultivar BTx623 chromosome 8, Sorghum_bicolor_NCBIv3, whole genome shotgun sequence, one genomic interval encodes:
- the LOC8084786 gene encoding uncharacterized protein LOC8084786, with protein MASTSSSYPLLLLLLLLAAPAAAAAEASVGVGVVGGGNATTTTSSSPTAYEMLERYDFPRGILPAGVSGYELRGDGSFEVYFPRRCEFLLAGTWLVRYEPRVRGSVAAGSLTALDGISVKVLFLWLGVGEVDRAGDTLSFYIGPVATSFPLDDFAESPRCRGYDYDGDGDGAAAGDDLFPAAAVAASS; from the coding sequence ATGgccagcaccagcagcagctaccccctgctgctgctgctcctgctgctggcgGCCCCGGCCGCAGCCGCCGCCGAGGCgtccgtcggcgtcggcgtcgtcggcggcggcaaCGCGACCACcacgacgtcgtcgtcgccgaCGGCGTACGAGATGCTGGAGCGGTACGACTTCCCGCGGGGGATCCTGCCGGCGGGGGTGTCCGGGTACGAGCTCCGCGGGGACGGCAGCTTCGAGGTGTACTTCCCGCGCCGCTGCGAGTTCCTGCTGGCGGGGACGTGGCTGGTCCGGTACGAGCCCCGCGTGCGGGGCTCCGTCGCGGCCGGCTCCCTCACGGCGCTGGACGGGATCAGCGTCAAGGTGCTCTTCCTGTGGCTCGGCGTCGGCGAGGTGGACCGCGCCGGCGACACGCTCAGCTTCTACATCGGCCCCGTCGCCACCTCCTTCCCTCTCGACGACTTCGCCGAGAGCCCGCGCTGCCGCGGCTATGACTATGATGGCGATGGTGATGGCGCTGCTGCCGGCGACGACTtattcccggcggcggcggtggcggcctcGTCGTGA
- the LOC110429785 gene encoding CCR4-NOT transcription complex subunit 11, whose translation MSACSPVPTLRPDERSDLLSLLAAAARPLADVVADFLARFPRERRLRVGGALSFLLEDKKMLHPTGRLIAFAILHQSYSPQTANPYIPILLNAACDETSEKSERAFVQLLLTSSSGNNNNEVLNQSAVDYINGSVSASQDFLPREQLEKQYCSTSVHSRPQISSFRAAMVRSAIPDPDVPQSCANSSESSISPPGSKQKSASDDRDTTIAVLLQDKSGGRLGPQWIRPTPPRLPVLDGELQWLNPDNNHELLWDYSMCADTSRGAAIRDLIARALKGPLAPAQQEQVIVELTKDPKLVYYCGMTPQKLPDLVEHNPLIAVEVLSKLIHSPDIPGYFDVLVHMEMSLHSMEVVNRLTTAVDLPTEFVHEYITNCIQSCQNIKDKYMQNRLVRLVCVFLQSLIRNKIINVQDLFIEVQAFCIEFSRIREAAGLFRLLKSLE comes from the exons ATGTCGGCGTGCTCTCCCGTCCCCACGCTGCGGCCCGACGAGCGGTCCGACCTCCTCTcgctgctcgccgccgccgcccgcccgcTCGCCGACGTCGTCGCCGACTTCCTCGCGCGGTTCCCCCGCGAGCGCCGCCTCCGCGTCGGCGGCgccctctccttcctcctcgAG GACAAGAAGATGCTTCATCCTACTGGCCGTTTAATTGCATTTGCAATTCTTCATCAGAGCTATTCGCCGCAGACAGCAAATCCATATATTCCTATATTGTTAAAT GCAGCCTGTGATGAAACGTCAGAGAAATCAGAACGGGCATTTGTCCAGTTATTATTGACTTCATCTAGTGGCAACAATAACAACGAg GTCCTGAATCAGTCTGCCGTAGATTACATAAATGGATCTGTATCAGCATCTCAG GATTTTTTGCCTCGGGAACAACTTGAGAAGCAATATTGCAGTACTAGTGTACATTCCCGGCCTCAGATTAGTAGTTTCAGAGCTGCTATGGTTAGAAGTGCTATACCAGATCCAGACGTGCCTCAAAGTTGTGCAAATTCATCAGA GTCTTCGATATCACCACCTGGAAGCAAACAGAAATCTGCCTCTGATGATAGAGATACTACTATTGCTGTTTTACTCCAAGACAAATCGGGGGGAAGGTTGGGTCCGCAATGGATTCGGCCCACACCCCCAAGACTTCCTGTACTTGATGGGGAG CTACAATGGTTGAACCCTGACAATAACCACGAGCTATTATGGGATTATAGCATGTGTGCTGACACGAGTCGAGGGGCTGCTATCCGAGATTTGATTGCAAGAGCCTTAAAAGGTCCACTTGCACCTGCCCAACAGGAG CAAGTCATAGTAGAACTGACAAAGGATCCTAAACTGGTTTATTACTGTGGGATGACCCCACAGAAGCTTCCT GATCTTGTTGAACACAACCCGCTCATTGCTGTTGAGGTTCTTTCGAAGCTAATTCACTCTCCTGACATTCCTGG TTACTTTGATGTTCTTGTGCACATGGAAATGAGCTTGCATTCTATGGAAGTTGTGAACAGACTTACTACTGCTGTTGACCTTCCAACAGAGTTTGTCCATGAGTACATCACAAATTGTATCCAATCATGTCAAAACATAAAG GATAAATACATGCAAAACAGACTTGTGAGACTAGTTTGTGTTTTCCTGCAGAGTCTTATCCGAAACAAGATTATAAACG TTCAAGATCTTTTCATCGAGGTACAAGCGTTCTGTATTGAATTTTCACGGATAAGGGAAGCAGCTGGTTTATTCCGGCTACTGAAATCGTTGGAGTGA